In Metarhizium brunneum chromosome 3, complete sequence, a genomic segment contains:
- the rnps1-a gene encoding RNA-binding protein with serine-rich domain 1-A has translation MASRSRSPSRGRQRSLTRSASPRSGDSRSPRRRRYDSRSPSRSVTPPPRRNGRYRSDSQGWGRGRGRDGRDASESPLARSTKIVVERLSKNINEDHLHEIFGQFGPIKDLDLPMNRTFGTNRGTAYILFDHEADAEAAISHMHEAQVDGATINVSIVLPRRKLSPPPPTARRGANIDPRIPMSGPRGGAGPPGRGGGFNAGGGRRRGSPSGRYGPRSDVYRPSSRSPSRSPGAPPSRGGGGGGGGRYRSRSNASYSSRSRSRSPGPRRRGGGGGGGSGAGAGGGGGGGGGGGRFEDEDDRRRSRSRSYDSYAGRSPRGYR, from the exons ATGGCATCACGTTCTCGATCCCCTTCGCGGGGCCGCCAGAGGTCCCTCACGCGCTCCGCGTCCCCGCGCTCCGGCGATTCGCGCTCtccccgacgacgccgctACGACTCGCGCAGCCCGTCGCGATCCGTAACCCCGCCGCCTCGTCGCAACGGGCGATACCGAAGCGACAGTCAAGGCTGGGGCCGAGGCCGCGGAAGAGACGGCAGAGACGCCAGCGAGTCTCCATTGGCAAGAAGCACAAAG ATTGTCGTGGAACGCTTGTCCAAGAATATCAACGAGGATCACCTCCACGAGATATTTGGCCAGTTTGGTCCCATCAAGGATCTCGATCTGCCCATGAACAGAACTT TTGGGACAAACCGAGGCACCGCATATATCTTGTTTGACCACGAAGCCGACGCAGAAGCCGCCATCTCACACATGCACGAAGCTCAAGTCGACGGCGCCACCATCAACGTGTCTATTGTGCTGCCACGGCGAAAactctcgccgccgcctccaacaGCCCGCAGAGGCGCCAACATTGATCCTCGCATTCCCATGTCGGGCCCTCGAGGTGGCGCCGGTCCTCCcggccgtggaggaggattcaacgccggcggcggccgtcgtcgcgGCTCTCCGTCCGGTCGGTATGGTCCCAGGTCGGACGTGTACAGACCCTCGTCACGCTCGCCGTCCAGATCTCCAGGAGCACCTCCGTCCcgcggtggtggtggcggcggcggcggccgatACCGCAGCAGATCCAACGCTTCGTACTCGTCTCGTTCTCGGTCAAGGTCACCCGGACCGAGACgacgaggtggtggtggtggtggtgggagcGGCGCAGGTGCAGGCGGAGGGGGAggtggaggtggaggagggggaagattcgaagacgaagatgacaGACgacgcagccgcagccgcagttATGACAGCTACGCGGGTCGAAGCCCGCGAGGCTACCGGTGA